DNA sequence from the Deltaproteobacteria bacterium GWA2_45_12 genome:
AGGGGCAAAAAGAAATTATCGATAAAATAGCCAAGTATCAGGGCATGAAAGCCGGTTTTGAAACCTTGAAAAAATCATTTGCCAAAGGTGGGTCACTGACCACCGCTGTTGAATCGATAGCCAACCAGGTTGGAATTGGTTCAAATATTGAACAGCTAAAACCTATTACCCTGGCCTCCTCTGATTATTATGACGAAGAGGGTGTTGATATTGTCATGAATGCCGTTTCTCTTTCGCAGCTGGTTGATTTTTTAAACAAGCTGGAACATTACCAGTCAATCCCCATCAAAATAACCAAATTTCAGATAAAACCACGCTACCGACGCCGTCAGGAACTAACGGCCACCCTCCAGGCTTCAACCATCAAGCTTAAGGAGGTGGCCAGTGAATAATAAAATACTTTCCTGGATGCTGCACATTATGGTGGGGGTGTTTGCCTTTTTCTTTTTTCTGGTTCTTTTTTTCCCTTTTGAAACCCTTGTCCGTTATTTTTTGTCGCAGGTTGAAATCCAATCCAAGGGGGCCTACAAAATCAATGTCGGGGAAATCGATCCCAGTTTTTTCTTTAAAACGTCGTTGAAAGATTTTGAACTGGTCCTTTCCAAACCCACAGGGGACGTTGTTTTGCTTAAAACGCCCGAGCTGAAAATTGGGGTGAGTTATCTTCCCTTACTTGCCAGCCACGTGGATGCCTCGTTTGAATTAAAAAGTAAAAAAGGGGGCATGGAAGGAAACATGTTTCTGTCCCAAACCATGCAACGCTTTGATGTCGATTTAAACCAGATGGATTTTGCCGAATTCCCCCTCCTGGCGGGCTGGCTCAAAATACCTTTAAGCGGGGAGATCAACGGAAATATCATGGCTGAAATTTATCCAGAACAGGTCGGAAAAAATGAGGGGGAAATAAATTTAAAGCTTAAAGACCTAAAAATTGCGGCCGGAAAAATGGATTTGTACCAGGGTTTTGAATTGGAGATTCCAGATACTGTTTTGTCTGCAAATGATCCTGCTGTTCTCAAGGCCACTCTGTCTAAAGGCAGGCTTGATGTTAAAGAGCTGAATATTCCCGGCCCGGACATGGCCTTAAAGGCAGCCGGACGTGTGCAGATTAACCGTAAACTGAGCTTTGCCCATCTTTCAGTCAATGGTTCCTTTCAATTTTCCCAAAAACTCCAGGAAGTCCTTTCCATTTTGGTCCTTATTGAAAAACAAAAAAATGAACAGGGTTGGTACCCTTTCAACCTTTCCGGCCAGGTTT
Encoded proteins:
- a CDS encoding type II secretion system protein GspN, whose product is MLHIMVGVFAFFFFLVLFFPFETLVRYFLSQVEIQSKGAYKINVGEIDPSFFFKTSLKDFELVLSKPTGDVVLLKTPELKIGVSYLPLLASHVDASFELKSKKGGMEGNMFLSQTMQRFDVDLNQMDFAEFPLLAGWLKIPLSGEINGNIMAEIYPEQVGKNEGEINLKLKDLKIAAGKMDLYQGFELEIPDTVLSANDPAVLKATLSKGRLDVKELNIPGPDMALKAAGRVQINRKLSFAHLSVNGSFQFSQKLQEVLSILVLIEKQKNEQGWYPFNLSGQVSRPKLQVGTIQVL